The proteins below come from a single Lineus longissimus chromosome 5, tnLinLong1.2, whole genome shotgun sequence genomic window:
- the LOC135487446 gene encoding TRPM8 channel-associated factor homolog: MAWRSEILNEVMDVRYAGATPGYIIVYGDSSDAILTSDTGETLIAAGELGRGRVVVFSHGVFVKSYTRNDSMRNNSTLLENVRSWVNGGRNSVIVDVNGVQDLETIPQNGFLVWAGGNKNTSTAMMQQMLDYVRGGGSLVCGVCPWGYAQVNHITVEEMPINFILKELGMCYATYDEYFSAPDQIMVRDNCADVARFDRALDLLKRGGDLRKVKKVLSNVGSIPLEAYPDIKPEIEALGRSYPSIPPTSDNPARSEEEKLVATLMCQVMIKEGMAGRVVVADGVNELPGTFENQPRLETVRVTIEGKEKQYVPTGCYLPAGTELTLSWNVLSGASSGWSVVVGAHTDELYNVANPLRRWPKVSMKKALNGGFVKLCNPFGGQVYLQSPERQGKLRVSLDNVVPSPRFTYETAKDWESVEAKKPGLWCDISGDLITFTLPSKSVRHLKDLGASMRHWDDVVRSHIDLRGIDPSRGRGQWVVTDEQPSVGYMHSGYPIVTHLDVADPNRRGSGPFLLFGDSIPNPTAGGFWGMFHELGHNFQDPSWTWDGTGEVTVNIFTMHAFDAMSNRKPWENVFVKRDMQKAKRYLDGGADYEKWKKDAFLALYIYAQQARDFGWDAFKRVFREYEALPDSAKPKSEEDKITEWMKRFSLTTGRNQCPAFEFWGFPHTDEAVKSVKHLPPYLPSDEITKDMAPQRAKDITMKYMTM; this comes from the exons ATGGCCTGGAGAAGCGAGATACTTAACGAGGTGATGGATGTGAGGTACGCAGGGGCTACTCCAGGCTACATCATCGTCTACGGGGACAGCTCGGACGCCATCCTCACCAGTGACACCGGAGAAACCCTGATAGCAGCCGGAGAACTAGGCCGAGGACGAGTGGTGGTTTTCTCCCATGGAGTGTTCGTCAAGAGCTACACCCGAAATGACTCGATGAGGAACAACAGTACGCTGTTGGAGAACGTTAGGAGTTGGGTGAACGGAGGGCGAAACTCGGTGATAGTCGATGTGAACGGGGTGCAAGACCTGGAAACGATCCCACAAAATGGATTCCTGGTGTGGGCTGGCGGGAACAAGAATACGAGTACGGCCATGATGCAACAGATGTTGGACTACGTCCGGGGCGGCGGGAGCCTCGTCTGCGGAGTCTGTCCCTGGGGTTACGCCCAGGTGAATCACATCACTGTGGAAGAAATGCCTATCAACTTCATCTTGAAAGAGTTAGGGATGTGCTACGCAACCTATGACGAGTACTTCAGTGCACCTGACCAGATCATGGTTCGCGACAACTGCGCTGATGTTGCCAGATTTGACCGGGCGCTCGACCTGCTGAAGCGTGGCGGCGATTTGCGCAAAGTCAAGAAGGTTTTGAGCAATGTCGGGAGCATTCCCCTGGAGGCGTATCCAGATATCAAGCCAGAAATTGAAGCTTTGGGGCGGAGCTATCCTTCGATTCCACCAACAAGTGATAATCCTGCAAGAAGTGAGGAGGAAAAGCTTGTCGCGACGTTGATGTGCCAAGTCATGATAAAGGAGGGCATGGCTGGTCGTGTAGTGGTTGCAGATGGCGTCAACGAACTACCCGGCACCTTCGAAAACCAACCAAGATTGGAAACAGTCAGAGTGACCATCGAGGGAAAAGAGAAGCAGTACGTGCCAACCGGGTGCTACCTGCCTGCGGGAACGGAATTGACCTTGTCTTGGAATGTGTTGAGCGGTGCGTCTAGTGGCTGGTCCGTCGTCGTCGGGGCACACACGGATGAGCTCTACAATGTCGCAAATCCATTGCGGAGATGGCCCAAGGTCAGCATGAAGAAGGCCTTGAATGGTGGTTTCGTGAAGCTTTGCAACCCATTTGGCGGACAGGTTTATCTACAGAGTCCTGAGAGGCAGGGTAAACTTAGAGTGAGCTTGGACAACGTCGTACCTTCACCGAGGTTCACCTACGAAACTGCCAAAGACTGGGAGAGCGTAGAAGCAAAGAAACCAGGGCTATGGTGCGATATCTCCGGAGACTTGATCACATTCACGTTGCCTTCCAAGTCAGTTCGTCACCTGAAGGACTTGGGAGCGAGTATGAGGCATTGGGACGATGTCGTGAGGTCGCATATAGACCTCCGTGGGATTGACCCTTCTCGAGGCCGTGGCCAGTGGGTGGTGACCGACGAGCAGCCTAGTGTCGGGTACATGCATTCTGGATACCCCATCGTCACCCATCTTGATGTGGCAGATCCAAATCGC AGAGGTTCGGGCCCGTTTCTCTTGTTCGGCGATAGCATCCCAAACCCGACTGCAGGAGGCTTCTGGGGGATGTTCCATGAACTTGGCCACAACTTTCAAGACCCGTCGTGGACCTGGGATGGCACTGGTGAGGTCACAGTCAACATCTTCACCATGCACGCTTTCGATGCCATGAGCAACAGGAAACCGTGGGAGAACGTCTTTGTGAAAAGAGACATGCAAAAGGCGAAAAGGTATCTCGATGGCGGCGCAGATTACGAGAAATGGAAAAAGGACGCCTTTCTAGCCCTGTACATCTATGCACAACAAGCGAGGGACTTCGGCTGGGATGCCTTTAAGAGAGTCTTCAGAGAGTACGAGGCGCTCCCGGATAGTGCCAAACCGAAGAGCGAGGAGGACAAGATAACGGAATGGATGAAGCGGTTCTCGCTCACTACCGGGAGGAACCAGTGTCCGGCGTTTGAGTTCTGGGGCTTCCCTCATACCGACGAAGCGGTGAAGTCTGTGAAGCATCTTCCGCCGTACCTTCCCTCGGATGAGATAACCAAGGATATGGCACCGCAGAGGGCGAAGGACATTACGATGAAATACATGACCATGTAG